In a genomic window of Halostella litorea:
- a CDS encoding AAA family ATPase — protein MSERLAAASFGDVTEEDLRERFDRTDYVADDRTVTTVSLALQLGQPLLVEGPPGSGKTELGKALAKGFDTELIRLQCYEGLTAENALYEWNYTKQLLAVQGDGGRGGGREAAVDEGAAGSGVGSVFGEEYLLERPLLRALRSDGDRPPVLLVDEIDRADEAFEAFLLELLSDFQVSIPEYGTVSADRPPVVVLTSNRTRGLGDALKRRCLYLHVEPPSFETEYEIVRRKVPELDAAVAAEVCAVVERLREESFLKQPGVAETLDWARAVARLRHEGDEPIPADAIDRTIGCLLKEAEDVSRVDTELLERLREAAAAASERVD, from the coding sequence GTGAGCGAGCGGCTCGCCGCGGCGTCGTTCGGGGACGTGACCGAGGAAGACCTCCGGGAGCGGTTCGACCGGACCGACTACGTCGCCGACGACCGCACCGTGACGACCGTCTCGCTTGCCCTGCAGTTAGGTCAACCCCTGCTCGTCGAGGGGCCGCCGGGCAGCGGGAAGACGGAACTCGGCAAGGCGCTTGCCAAGGGGTTCGACACGGAGCTGATCCGGCTGCAGTGCTACGAGGGGCTGACCGCCGAGAACGCGCTGTACGAGTGGAACTACACGAAGCAGCTCCTCGCGGTGCAGGGCGACGGGGGGCGGGGCGGCGGGCGCGAGGCCGCCGTGGACGAGGGCGCGGCCGGCTCCGGCGTCGGCTCGGTGTTCGGCGAGGAGTACCTCCTCGAACGGCCGCTGCTGCGGGCGCTCCGGTCCGATGGCGACCGGCCGCCGGTGTTGCTCGTCGACGAGATCGACCGCGCCGACGAGGCGTTCGAGGCGTTCCTGCTGGAGCTGCTGTCGGACTTCCAGGTGTCGATCCCGGAGTACGGCACCGTCAGCGCCGACCGGCCGCCGGTCGTGGTGCTCACGTCGAACCGGACCCGCGGGCTGGGCGACGCGCTGAAGCGGCGCTGCCTGTATCTCCACGTCGAGCCGCCGTCGTTCGAGACGGAGTACGAGATCGTCCGCCGCAAGGTGCCGGAGCTCGACGCCGCCGTCGCGGCCGAGGTGTGTGCCGTCGTCGAGCGGTTGCGCGAGGAGTCGTTCCTCAAGCAGCCCGGCGTCGCCGAGACGCTGGACTGGGCCCGCGCCGTCGCGCGGCTCCGCCACGAGGGGGACGAACCGATCCCCGCGGACGCCATCGACCGGACGATCGGCTGCCTGCTGAAGGAGGCCGAGGACGTCTCGCGCGTCGACACCGAACTCTTAGAGCGGCTCCGGGAGGCGGCGGCCGCGGCGAGCGAACGGGTCGACTGA
- a CDS encoding XdhC family protein, whose protein sequence is MTTDDTADGEPNGDRSRIDDGDVSTLEEELRARGEPYARATVVRREPPVSSNVGDRAVVTADGELHGWVGGAACAQSIVATQGREAIEADAPRLVGIAPDPETVDRPGLDAFPMTCHSDGVLEIFLEPVTPTTELVVVGDSPVAGSLTRLADELALDVTRVVADAADAGDVPDGTDVVDTVDPDGIAAAVGPSPLVVVASMGKYDARGIAAGVAADAPYVGLIASDARAEEEVARAADLLDSDPESVRAAVTNPAGVNIEARTPAELAAGLLAEVVDVRAGVSGGAAVGSAADGAETTDDETADSDADAAADDGDDAGGSEPAVDPVCGMTVDPDDAAASVEHGGRTYHFCCHGCADSFESEPSAYVEEVNA, encoded by the coding sequence ATGACCACCGACGACACAGCAGACGGCGAACCGAACGGCGACCGGAGCCGGATCGACGACGGTGACGTATCGACGCTGGAAGAGGAACTGCGGGCGCGCGGCGAGCCGTACGCCCGGGCGACGGTCGTCCGGCGGGAGCCGCCGGTGTCGTCGAACGTCGGCGACCGCGCGGTCGTCACCGCCGACGGCGAACTGCACGGCTGGGTCGGCGGCGCGGCCTGCGCCCAGTCCATCGTCGCGACGCAGGGCCGAGAGGCGATAGAGGCCGACGCGCCGCGCCTGGTCGGGATCGCGCCGGACCCGGAGACGGTCGACCGGCCCGGCCTCGACGCGTTCCCGATGACGTGTCACAGCGACGGCGTCCTGGAGATATTCCTCGAACCGGTGACGCCGACGACCGAACTCGTCGTCGTCGGTGACTCGCCGGTCGCGGGGTCGCTGACCCGGCTCGCGGACGAGTTGGCGCTGGACGTGACCCGCGTCGTCGCGGACGCGGCCGACGCCGGCGACGTGCCCGACGGGACCGACGTGGTCGACACGGTCGACCCGGACGGGATCGCCGCCGCGGTCGGCCCGTCGCCGCTCGTCGTCGTCGCGTCGATGGGGAAGTACGACGCCCGCGGGATCGCCGCCGGCGTCGCCGCGGACGCGCCCTACGTCGGGCTGATCGCCAGCGACGCGCGGGCCGAGGAGGAGGTCGCACGCGCCGCGGACCTGCTCGACTCCGACCCCGAGAGCGTCCGCGCGGCGGTCACCAACCCAGCGGGCGTCAACATCGAGGCCCGCACGCCGGCCGAACTCGCCGCCGGCCTGCTCGCGGAAGTCGTCGACGTGCGGGCGGGCGTGTCGGGCGGCGCGGCCGTCGGTAGTGCAGCCGATGGGGCCGAGACGACCGACGACGAGACCGCAGACAGCGACGCGGATGCGGCCGCAGATGACGGGGACGACGCGGGCGGCTCTGAACCAGCCGTCGACCCGGTCTGCGGGATGACGGTCGACCCGGACGACGCCGCGGCGTCCGTCGAGCACGGCGGGCGGACGTACCACTTCTGCTGTCACGGCTGTGCCGACTCCTTCGAGTCCGAGCCGTCCGCGTACGTGGAGGAGGTGAACGCGTGA
- a CDS encoding aerobic carbon-monoxide dehydrogenase large subunit has translation MSSDREGAPEADTEYQHPEDDGPEPEKHCGHGRGGMGEEVSRKEDKRFITGRGDYVDDIKKPGMLHCEIVRSPHAHARIEEIDGSRAEAMDEVVAVLTAEDLLAHDLATMPTLMDDTQDVLVNEKVKFQSQEVAAVIAEDRYAAKDGAQKVEVEYDVLDPVVDAEEALEDDAPLVREELEDQEDNHIFDWETGDREETDRVFDEADVTVEEDMLYQRLHPAPIETCGAVADWDPGKDKMTVHMTSQAPHAHRTLFSQVSGIPEHKVRIVSPDVGGGFGNKVPIYPGYVVAAAASYVLEEPVKWIEERSENIQTTGFARDYDMTGELAATEDGVIEGVKVDVLANHGAYNAAAQPSKFPAGFFNIFTGSYDIEAAHGSLTGVYTNTAPGGVAYRCSFRVTEAVYLIERMVKVLADELDVDPAEIRRRNFIPSDAFPYESATGWNYDSGNYGKALDKALEMADYEHYREEQQRRIEEDADKLLGIGISSFTEVVGAGPGKQCDIAGIEMFDSADLRVNPTGNAVLRVGVQTQGQGHETTFAQIVAEELGMDVDDITVEHGDTDTEPYGLGTYGSRSTPVAGAAAAVAARKVRDKAKSIAANELEAAEEDIEWDRESGEFHVAGAPDRSITITEIAAGAYMNHPSDEEPGLEAVNYYDPPEMTYPFGSYIVVVEIDRETGEIEFEKFVAVDDCGNRINPMIIEGQIHGGLAQGIGTALLEHVTYDDNGNVTGGDFMNYLLPTANEIPNFETGHTVTPSPHHPIGAKGVGESPTVGSPPAIVNAVVDAMAHEGISHVEMPMTPDVVWEKLDEVGLSHQPVHNVEFSVEDDGEPADD, from the coding sequence ATGAGCAGCGACCGCGAGGGCGCGCCCGAGGCCGACACGGAGTACCAGCACCCCGAGGACGACGGGCCGGAGCCGGAGAAACACTGCGGCCACGGCCGCGGCGGGATGGGCGAGGAGGTCAGCCGCAAGGAGGACAAGCGCTTCATCACCGGCCGGGGCGACTACGTCGACGACATCAAGAAGCCGGGGATGCTCCACTGCGAGATCGTCCGGAGCCCCCACGCCCACGCCCGGATCGAGGAGATAGACGGCTCCCGCGCCGAGGCGATGGACGAGGTCGTCGCCGTCCTCACGGCGGAGGACCTGCTGGCCCACGACCTGGCGACGATGCCGACGCTGATGGACGACACGCAGGACGTGCTGGTCAACGAGAAGGTGAAGTTCCAGTCCCAGGAGGTCGCCGCGGTCATCGCCGAGGACCGCTACGCGGCGAAGGACGGCGCACAGAAGGTCGAGGTCGAGTACGACGTGCTCGACCCGGTCGTCGACGCCGAGGAGGCCCTGGAGGACGACGCGCCGCTCGTCCGCGAGGAACTGGAGGACCAGGAGGACAACCACATCTTCGACTGGGAGACGGGCGACCGGGAGGAGACCGACCGCGTCTTCGACGAGGCCGACGTGACCGTCGAGGAGGACATGCTGTACCAGCGGCTCCACCCCGCGCCCATCGAGACCTGCGGCGCGGTCGCCGACTGGGACCCCGGCAAGGACAAGATGACGGTCCACATGACCTCGCAGGCACCCCACGCCCACCGCACCCTGTTCTCGCAGGTGTCGGGCATCCCGGAGCACAAGGTCCGGATCGTCAGCCCGGACGTCGGCGGCGGGTTCGGCAACAAGGTGCCGATCTACCCCGGGTACGTCGTCGCCGCGGCGGCGTCGTACGTGCTGGAGGAGCCGGTCAAGTGGATCGAGGAGCGCTCGGAGAACATCCAGACGACGGGCTTTGCCCGCGACTACGACATGACGGGCGAACTCGCCGCCACCGAGGACGGCGTGATCGAGGGCGTCAAGGTCGACGTGCTCGCCAACCACGGCGCGTACAACGCGGCGGCCCAGCCCTCGAAGTTCCCGGCCGGCTTCTTCAACATCTTCACCGGGTCGTACGACATCGAGGCGGCCCACGGCTCGCTGACGGGGGTGTACACGAACACCGCGCCGGGCGGCGTCGCCTACCGGTGTTCGTTCCGCGTCACCGAGGCGGTGTACCTCATCGAGCGGATGGTGAAGGTGCTCGCCGACGAACTCGACGTCGACCCCGCGGAGATCCGGCGGAGGAACTTCATCCCCTCGGACGCGTTCCCCTACGAGTCCGCGACGGGATGGAACTACGACTCCGGGAACTACGGGAAGGCGCTGGACAAGGCCCTGGAGATGGCCGACTACGAGCACTACCGCGAGGAACAGCAGCGCCGCATCGAGGAGGACGCCGACAAACTGCTCGGCATCGGCATCTCCTCGTTCACCGAGGTGGTCGGGGCCGGCCCCGGCAAGCAGTGTGACATCGCCGGCATCGAGATGTTCGACTCCGCCGACCTCCGGGTGAACCCGACCGGCAACGCCGTCCTGCGCGTCGGCGTCCAGACGCAGGGGCAGGGCCACGAGACGACGTTCGCACAGATCGTCGCCGAGGAACTGGGCATGGACGTCGACGACATCACCGTCGAACACGGCGACACCGACACCGAGCCGTACGGGCTGGGCACCTACGGCTCGCGGTCGACGCCGGTCGCCGGCGCGGCCGCCGCCGTCGCCGCGCGCAAGGTGCGGGACAAGGCCAAGTCCATCGCGGCCAACGAACTGGAGGCCGCCGAGGAGGACATCGAGTGGGACCGCGAGTCCGGCGAGTTCCACGTCGCCGGCGCGCCCGACCGGTCGATCACCATCACCGAGATCGCAGCGGGCGCGTACATGAACCACCCCAGCGACGAGGAGCCGGGGCTGGAGGCGGTGAACTACTACGACCCGCCGGAGATGACGTACCCGTTCGGGTCGTACATCGTGGTCGTGGAGATAGACCGCGAGACCGGGGAGATCGAGTTCGAGAAGTTCGTCGCCGTCGACGACTGCGGCAACCGGATCAACCCCATGATCATCGAGGGGCAGATCCACGGCGGCCTCGCACAGGGGATCGGCACGGCGCTCCTGGAACACGTCACCTACGACGACAACGGCAACGTCACGGGCGGCGACTTCATGAACTACCTGCTGCCGACCGCAAACGAGATCCCGAACTTCGAGACGGGCCACACCGTCACGCCGTCGCCCCACCACCCGATCGGGGCGAAAGGCGTCGGCGAGTCGCCGACCGTCGGCTCGCCGCCGGCGATCGTCAACGCCGTCGTCGACGCGATGGCCCACGAGGGGATCAGCCACGTCGAGATGCCGATGACGCCCGACGTGGTCTGGGAGAAACTGGACGAGGTCGGGCTGAGCCACCAGCCCGTCCACAACGTCGAGTTCAGCGTCGAGGACGACGGGGAACCGGCCGACGACTGA